In Micromonospora sp. WMMD980, the DNA window ACCGCCCGGCCCGTCGTGACCGGAGCGGTCCGGCGGCACCCGGTCGGGACGGCTCAGTGGCGCACGTCCGCCGGGCGGTCGGACATCGGCAGGCCGGCCTCGCGCCAGCCCTGCACGCCGCCGATCATGTCGGTGGCGTGCCGCAGGCCGAGGGTCTGCAGGCTGGCGGCGGCCAGGCTGGAGCTGTAGCCCTGCCGGCACACCACCACGATCTCGCGGTCGTAGCCGATCGCCTCCGGGATGCGCCACTCGCTGGCCGGGTCGAGTCGCCACTCCAGCACCGTGCGGTCGATGACGATCGCGCCGGGCAGCTCACCCTCCTCGCGGCGCTGCGCCTCGGTGCGCGTGTCGACGAGCAGCGCGCCGTTGCGGACCGCCTCGACGGTCTCGTGCGGGGTGAGCCGGCGGAGACCGGCGCGGGCCTGTTCCAGGAGGGCGTCGACGCCCGGACACATCACGTCATGGAGCACCCCCAGATCATGCCCGCGGCGTCGGCGGGCCGCCGGGTGAAACGGTCCGCCCGGGTCGCAGGATCCAGCGGACGGGGGAACGTTAGCGTCGGTCGGGTGAACGTCGCGGTGGTCGAGGCGTACGCCGGGTTGGTCCGGCGGGTGCTGGCCGCGCCGCCGCGGTTGGGACGGACCCGGCTGGTGGCTGTTGACGGGCCGAGCGGCGCGGGCAAGAGCGTGTTCGCGACGCGCCTCGCGGACGCGTTCGTGGCGACCGGCGCGGGCCGGCCGCCACTGGTCCACACCGACGACCTGCTGGACGGCTGGGACGACCAGCTCACGTTCTGGGCCAGGCTGGAGGAGCGGGTGCTCGGGCCGGTGCGGGCCGGCCGGCCGGGCGGCTACCGCCGGTACAGCTGGGTGCGCGGGCGTTTCCTGGGTCCGGTGGTGCCGGTGCCGGCGGCGCCGGTGCTGCTCGTCGAGGGGGTGAGCGCGGCGC includes these proteins:
- a CDS encoding rhodanese-like domain-containing protein, which codes for MCPGVDALLEQARAGLRRLTPHETVEAVRNGALLVDTRTEAQRREEGELPGAIVIDRTVLEWRLDPASEWRIPEAIGYDREIVVVCRQGYSSSLAAASLQTLGLRHATDMIGGVQGWREAGLPMSDRPADVRH